ACGCGCGGGCCTGACCAAGGGCGCCATCTCCCAGGTCGAGCGCAACCTCACCTCTCCCTCCGTCGCGAACCTCTTCGAGATCCTCACCGCCCTCAACGAAACGCCCTCCTCCTTCTTCGCCGACGTCGACGAGGAAAAGGTGCTCTTCCGGAAAAGCGACGCCCTCCCCTCCGAGGTCACCGGGTACAAAGCGTTCGACACGCTCCTGCCCAAGAGCCGCTACCGCTCCATCGTCGCCTACCGCGCCACGATCGCCCCGGGGAAGGGGACACCCCCGGAGCCTCCGCAGGAGGGGGAGAACTACATTCACGTTCTCGCCGGACGGTTGGTCCTTCGGCTCGGGCAGATCTCGTACGTGGCCCGCAAGGGGGAGAGCCTCTACTTCGCGGGGGAGCAGGAGTTCGCGTTTTCGAACAAGGGGAAGACGCTCGTCGACTTCCTCTGGGTCCGCACGAGCGGGCGATAACGCCGGGATCCCCCCGGCCATCCACCCCGGACACGGGGAACTCGAGGAGGATCATGGAGACCCATTCCGGTGACGACGCCGTACCGCTGAGGCGCCCGAAGGGGAGGACCGCGCCGGTCGGACTTCCCTGGCCGCAGGTCTCGCGCGAGCAGTGGAACGACTACCGCTGGCAGCTGTCCCACCGCATCACCTCCGTTGACGACCTCGCGGGCCTCTGCCGGATCCCCGCGGAAGAAGCGCAGCGCCTCTCCCGCGTGACGGAGATCTACCGGCTCGGCATCACCCCCTACTACCTCTCGCTCATCCGGTTCGACGACCCCGACGATCCGATCGCCCGGCAGTGCGTCCCCTCCGCCGAGGAGTATTTTGGCGCCGAGAACGGCGAGGACGACCCGCTCGAAGAGGAGAAGGACATGCCGGTCCCGGGGCTCACCCACCGGTACCCGGACCGATGCCTGATGGTCGTCACCAACTTCTGCTCGATGTATTGCCGCCACTGCACGCGAAAGCGGATCTGGACGCTGGGCGAAGCGGCGAAGACCGAGTTCGAACTGTCGAAGATGTTCGCCTACGTCCGGCGCCACGAGGAGATCCGGGACGTGATCGTCTCGGGCGGGGACCCGCTGACGCTTCCGACCGATCGGATCGAGTACATATTGAAGAGCCTCCGCAAGATCCCGCACGTCGAGATCATCCGGATCGGCACCCGCGTGCCGGTGGTCCTCCCGATGCGGATCGACGACGAGCTGTGCGCGGTGCTGGAAAAGTACGGCCCCATCTGGCTGAACACGCAGTTCAACCACCCTCGGGAGGTCACCGCCGAGGCGAGCCAGGCGTGCGACCGGCTCCTTCGCGCGGGCGTGCCCGTGAACAACCAGACCGTCCTGCTCAAGGGCGTCAACGACCACGCCGAGATCATCCGCAAGCTCAACACGGAGCTGCTGAGGGCGAAGGTCCGCCCCTACTACCTCTTCCAGTGCGACATGGTGCGCGGGCTGGACCATTTCCGTACGCGCCTGTCGAAGGGGATCCAGATCATGGAGGCGCTGCGGGGCCTCACCTCGGGGCTCGCGATCCCTTCCTACGTGGTGGACGTCCCCGGAGGAGGCGGCAAGATCCCGCTGATGCCGAACTACATCCTCTCGATGGGCGAGGACCGGACGGTTCTGCGGAACTACGAGGGGATCATCGTGAGTTACGAGGAGGCCCGGGACGACGGGCGTCCCTCCGCGCGGGTCGATTCGGCGCTCCCTCCCCCGCGCAACGACGTCTACCGCCTGCTGACCGGCGAGGTGCGCGCGCTCATCCCCGCCGGGAACGAGCGGATGGCCAGGAGGAAACGCCGGTGCGAGTCGGGCTCTCCTTCAACGTAAAGCCGGCCGACACGCCCGATCATCTGCCCGAGGACGCCTTCGAGG
This portion of the Deltaproteobacteria bacterium genome encodes:
- a CDS encoding helix-turn-helix domain-containing protein, producing MIDIGARIKHLRQINGLAQADLAERAGLTKGAISQVERNLTSPSVANLFEILTALNETPSSFFADVDEEKVLFRKSDALPSEVTGYKAFDTLLPKSRYRSIVAYRATIAPGKGTPPEPPQEGENYIHVLAGRLVLRLGQISYVARKGESLYFAGEQEFAFSNKGKTLVDFLWVRTSGR
- a CDS encoding KamA family radical SAM protein translates to METHSGDDAVPLRRPKGRTAPVGLPWPQVSREQWNDYRWQLSHRITSVDDLAGLCRIPAEEAQRLSRVTEIYRLGITPYYLSLIRFDDPDDPIARQCVPSAEEYFGAENGEDDPLEEEKDMPVPGLTHRYPDRCLMVVTNFCSMYCRHCTRKRIWTLGEAAKTEFELSKMFAYVRRHEEIRDVIVSGGDPLTLPTDRIEYILKSLRKIPHVEIIRIGTRVPVVLPMRIDDELCAVLEKYGPIWLNTQFNHPREVTAEASQACDRLLRAGVPVNNQTVLLKGVNDHAEIIRKLNTELLRAKVRPYYLFQCDMVRGLDHFRTRLSKGIQIMEALRGLTSGLAIPSYVVDVPGGGGKIPLMPNYILSMGEDRTVLRNYEGIIVSYEEARDDGRPSARVDSALPPPRNDVYRLLTGEVRALIPAGNERMARRKRRCESGSPST